Proteins from a single region of Carassius carassius chromosome 25, fCarCar2.1, whole genome shotgun sequence:
- the LOC132103996 gene encoding thyroid hormone receptor-associated protein 3-like: MSKPPNSSSRSRSRSRSYTRSHSRSHSRSRSRKRRYSSRSRSRSHSRERNYPSRDYQNNRGYNRGFRGYRRPFQYRGRGRGYFPRGNYYRGGNNYGYRSNNWHGNRDQQQPYDHSHSPRRGRSRSHTPRKRSASRSRSRHSDRSSSVRSRHSSSSSRSSSPRRRNSSSGRPHSKDHKERGSPEESKRASKESSKHTGSPPEESSSKWESLAEYETSPKRNAPSAGGQTEVKVSISGGSGNGGPLWRSIGPASKSSLTKTSTSPGFGFFTKEEVKTEDKSASISTAFKKFLAEKKKPLSDRDNSRGETLSLGDADSEKSGSKLRMVFDASESGYDGSKTDKGLPFLDAKEEEYRQEMKDRKTEEESKYKDKTIVTMRDLTEERFGKWDDSIYLSNKDSSRRDEDVEEELDEELYRSRKHASRKEEKASKKKEKKKSRISPSSPSPSRVSENRGRPLFPVGREASPPAKSSAKKDPKFNFSIKAFTDDGESSSGALAKERRLSQDLVPPGKKDHEEFRSIFQHVQSAQLRRSPSELFAQHIVTIVHHIKAQHFQSSGLTLNERFGLYQRKAAEKEMMKPKKSPEIHRRIDVSPSAFKKHSHLFEDFEESGYKDHGKRHDGDSLDLRLDIERRKKNPKREGGKSSAGSRTPSHELSPDRSSKHKKSKKSKKKRDRSPSSSSSSSSSPSPRVYRVKEYHPEEHMEGGGSFNKARLGSRDYPGPMDRGPRDYEGHMDRGYERGRGGYDRGGYDRGHGGYDRGFVPRMRGRGWNRGNYPGSNTNNNPPNMGGPSRPPDEERDPEYTPKSRKYFQHDDRDKEGEMKWVDTRGRGRGNYPRGRGTLMIRKSSGSPKWTHDMFQGNAEEGDMGDGGADHQDNDKSGENTASKP; the protein is encoded by the exons ATGTCCAAGCCCCCGAATTCTTCTTCCCGGTCCAGGTCTAGATCACGATCCTACACACGGTCTCACTCGAGGAGTCATTCCCGTTCGAGGTCCAGAAAGCGTCGCTACAG CTCTAGATCAAGATCCCGATCGCACAGCAGGGAGAGGAACTATCCTTCCAGAGATTACCAAAACAATCGTGGGTATAACCGGGGTTTCCGTGGCTACCGGAGACCCTTTCAGTACCGGGGCCGAGGGCGTGGCTATTTCCCACGAGGTAACTATTATAGAGGTGGCAACAACTATGGTTACCGTTCCAACAACTGGCACGGCAATAGAGACCAGCAGCAGCCATACGACCACTCACACAGCCCTAGGAGGGGGCGCTCACGTTCCCACACACCACGGAAACGATCAGCAAGCCGAAGCCGCTCACGCCATTCCGATAGATCATCCTCTGTGCGTTCCAGGCACTCCAGCTCTTCCTCCCGCTCCTCGTCCCCACGTCGACGCAACTCTAGCAGTGGACGACCCCATTCTAAAGATCACAAAGAGAGGGGTTCACCAGAGGAGAGCAAGAGAGCCAGCAAAGAGTCATCCAAGCATACAGGAAGCCCCCCAGAGGAATCCAGTAGCAAGTGGGAAAGCCTAGCTGAATACGAGACCAGCCCCAAACGCAATGCCCCATCTGCTGGTGGTCAGACAGAGGTCAAAGTGTCCATTTCTGGAGGTTCTGGCAATGGTGGACCACTGTGGCGAAGCATCGGCCCTGCCAGTAAAAGTTCACTGACAAAGACATCAACTTCTCCTGGCTTCGGGTTCTTCACAAAGGAAGAGGTGAAGACCGAAGACAAATCAGCCTCCATCTCTACCGCTTTCAAAAA GTTTTTGGCAGAAAAGAAAAAGCCCTTATCAGACAGGGATAATAGCAGGGGTGAGACTTTAAGCTTGGGAGACGCTGACAGTGAGAAGAGTGGCAGTAAGTTGAGAATGGTTTTCGACGCATCCGAATCCGGCTATGATGGATCAAAGACTGACAAAGGACTTCCGTTTCTTGATGCCAAGGAAGAGGAGTATCGCCAGGAAATGAAAGACAGGAAGACTGAGGAGGAATCCAAGTATAAGGACAAAACCATTGTCACAATGCGGGACTTGACCGAAGAGCGCTTCGGGAAATGGGATGACTCCATCTATCTGTCCAACAAAGATTCATCAAGAAGGGATGAAGATGTTGAGGAGGAACTGGACGAGGAACTTTATCGCAGTCGGAAGCATGCTTCTAGAAAAGAAGAGAAGGCCTCCAAgaagaaggaaaagaaaaaaagcaggaTCAGCCCATCTTCTCCATCACCATCGAGAGTATCGGAGAATAGAGGCAGGCCACTGTTTCCAGTTGGAAGAGAGGCCTCTCCTCCAGCCAAATCCTCAGCGAAGAAAGACCCGAAGTTTAATTTTAGTATAAAGGCATTCACTGATGATGGAGAAAG CTCATCAGGTGCATTAGCTAAAGAAAGACGTTTGTCACAGGATCTTGTGCCCCCTGGTAAAAAAGATCATGAGGAGTTTCGCTCGATTTTCCAGCATGTTCAGTCTGCTCAGCTTCGCAGGAGCCCATCAGAGCTATTTGCTCAACATATAGTCACCATAGTACATCATATTAAAG CTCAACATTTCCAGTCATCTGGATTGACTCTGAATGAGCGATTTGGATTATACCAACGAAAAGCTGCAGAGAAGGAAATGATGAAGCCAAAGAAGAGTCCTGAGATCCATAG GCGAATCGATGTGTCTCCCAGTGCTTTTAAGAAGCACTCTCACCTGTTTGAGGATTTCGAAGAAAGCGGCTACAAG GATCATGGTAAAAGGCATGATGGCGATTCATTGGACCTCCGGTTGGATATTGAGCGCCGTAAAAAGAACCCTAAACGAGAGGGGGGAAAGAGTTCAGCTGGCTCACGCACACCCAGCCATGAACTCTCCCCTGACAGATCCTCCAAACACAAGAAATCAAA GAAAAGCAAAAAGAAGCGAGACCgctctccctcctcctcctcatcttcctcctcctctccctcccCTCGTGTGTACAGAGTGAAGGAGTACCATCCGGAGGAGCACATGGAGGGAGGAGGGAGTTTTAACAAGGCCCGTCTGGGGTCAAGGGACTACCCAGGGCCCATGGATCGTGGCCCCCGGGACTATGAGGGCCACATGGACCGGGGTTATGAGAGGGGCAGAGGAGGGTACGACCGAGGAGGATATGACAGAGGTCATGGGGGATACGATCGGGGATTTGTT CCGAGAATGAGAGGAAGAGGATGGAACCGGGGAAATTACCCAGGCAGCAACACCAATAACAATCCTCCCAATATGGGCGGCCCCTCACGGCCCCCAGACGAGGAGAGGGACCCCGAATACACCCCCAAGAGTCGGAAATACTTCCAG CATGATGACCGGGACAAGGAaggggaaatgaagtgggtggaTACTCGGGGGCGCGGCAGAGGGAATTACCCACGCGGCAGGGGCACCCTCATGATTCGCAAGAGCAGCGGCAGCCCCAAGTGGACCCACGACATGTTCCAGGGCAATGCTGAAGAGGGAGACATGGGAGATGGAGGCGCAGACCACCAAGACAACGACAAGTCTGGGGAAAACACTGCATCCAAGCCATAG